The Treponema sp. OMZ 790 genome includes the window AAAAAGTTTTTTCAAGCGGTTTGTTTACAAACCGCATATAATACTTACGATGTTTTGTGTTTTGCACAAAACTCGGTAGATAAACAGTGAGGCTGAATTTCTGCCGAACTGTTTATCGTACCTCCTTTTCTATAAGACCTCATTTAAAACGAGGCTTTTAATATCCGTATTAATGCGTTTTCCGGTACATGTATAACATTTCCCATTTCTGTCCTCCGAAATAATGTCGACTACTCCTTTGACCAGAGCTTGAGCATGTGAAACATAGTTGGAAAATACATCGTTTTCTATTTTAGAATAGAAAACTTTTTCTTTTAGTTTCTCATATAGAGAATCTATCTTCTTTTTATCTGATGAAGCAAACTGCTTTGTCTGCAAATGAAAGTCAAATTCTTGAAAATTTGACTCATCTGCATTTAAAAGACCGTATAATTTTTTATCCAAATTTAAAAATTTTACCGAAGCGTCATTTAGACAGTTTAAGTTCTTTTCGCTTTCCTGCCAGTTTCTGTCCAAAACGCCTTGATACATAGCCTTTTGCAATTTATAGATATTGTCTATCAAATCGATTTGTTCATGTAAAATGCTCTTTATGTCTGCTGCAATCGAATTTTTCTCCATAACAATCTACTCCTCAATCCCAGTATCGGCATATAAAAAAAAAGCATTAGAAATCTTTTTAATTGATTTTACAAAAGAAACAAAATTTGAGTTGACGTAAGATGAAAATAAATGTATTATTTATACCATGAAAAAGATTTTATATTTTTTAACTTTATGCTTTATTCCGGTCTTGTTGGGTTCATGTACTTCTATGCCCGAAAAAACGGCAGAACCGATGACCGTAACGGAAATACAAGAAGAAAAACCCATGACCGCTCAAAAACCTAAGATGACTGAAAATGAAATGCCTGCCGAAACGGAAAAACCCAAAATGGAACAGCCCAAGTCGGCAGATGAAGAGGTTGTTGCCCAATTTGAAGGCGTGTCAATTACCAAAAAAGATAAGGAAATAGCAAAATCCGAAATCGAAGAGGTTGTAAAAAAGCTAAACGATATAACGGCAAAAAAAGATTACGGCCGCTGGAGATACTGGCTTTCAAAAGAGTATATAAAAGAGTTTTCAAAGACTGAGGTTTTGAAAAAAACCAGCGAAGGGCTTCCGGCACATCTAAAAGGAAAACAATTAAAAAGCATAGAAGATTATTTTTACTATGTGTTTGTTCCTTCAAGGCAAAACGGAAGGGTTGACGATATCGTTTATATGACTCCGACAAAGGTTAGAGTTTTAAAAATTACGGCTAAACAAAATTTGATATTTTATAATCTTGAAAAAATAGGCGACAGGTGGCTTTTAGTGCCGTAAAGACTTAAAAATATCGCTAAAAACAAAAAAAGCGGCTTTTACTACTTGACTTTACAATGAAAATGGTTGAAAATAAAGGTAATGTACCAAACTAAGGGGGTAATTTGAAATGCGACGAAAGTCTTTAGTTTTTGTAATGATGATATTATTATTGGGAACAGCCTTTGTCTTTGCAGAAGATAAAGATTCCGATTCCTTGATGACAGTTGAAGAGGCCTATCTTAATTCTATGGAAGGCTTAATTCTTAGAGAGATGGTTACCAGTGAAGGACGTGATGCTAAGTTTGTAGCCTTGCAGGTAGTTGAAGAAGCTATTGACGGCGGAAGGGTAACTCCCGAGCTTCAGGAAGCTCTTGATTCTCTTGCAACTATAGGTCTTACCACGGTTGTGCGTGAAAACGGAAGGGTTGCAAATAACTATCCCGATGTAAGAAGAGAAGCATGCCGCCTTTTGGGTAAGATTAAAAATGAGCAGGCTAAGAAATCTCTTATGACGGTTATGTATACCGATAATGAACCGGTTGTAATTATGGAAGCCGTTAAATCTTTAGGTGAATTAGGATATAACAATAATGACGAAGTTGTAGATATGATTAACTTTATCAATCGAAAATTCGATATTATTAACCCTACAAGCTCATTGGCTCTTGAAGTTCTTAATGCTTATGAAAAATTGGCTCCTACAGTAAAGAATAAAAAAGGAATGACTGAAAGTATTTTGAGAATTGCCAATAATTTTAACTACATAACTCCTGTCAGAAACAGAGCTATGGAAGTTCTAAAATCCATATTAGGCGGAAAAAAATAAAAATTACTTTTTTTTAATAAAATGAAAGAGCTTATTTTAGCTTCTGCATCACCCAGACGAAAAGAGATACTCGATTCGCTGGGTGTTTTGTTTTGTGTAAATGCCTCAAATTTTGATGAATCCTCAATAACAGAAAAAGATCCTATAAAAAAATGCATTTTAACTGCAAGAGGAAAGGCCGAAAGTCTTTTTAAAGTCTTGAAGCAAGGTAATGACTATAATCCGCAAAAGCTCATATTGGCGGCAGATACCCTTGTTTTTGCCGAAAATACAACAATCCCAAACGAAAAAATAATCTTCGGTAAACCAAAAAACAAAAAAGAAGCCGAAATGATGCTCAAAAGCCACTCCGGTTCGGTTCATTTTGTTGTGAGTGCAATCTGCCTCCTTGACTGTGAAACCGGCAGGATAAGCGAAAAACAGAATATCTCTAAGGTTTTCTTTAAACCCCTCTCCGATGAGGAAATTTCAGCCTATCTTAAAACAGAAGAATGGAATGATGCCGCCGGAGGTTATAAAATTCAAGGGAAAGCTTCCTTTTTTATCGAAAAAATTGAAGGCTCTTATACCGGGATAGTTGGTTTGCCTGTCAGGGAGCTCTATGAGCTGTTGTCCGAAAAAGTTTTTATAAACCTCTTTTAAGCTGTCTAAGCACTATACAAAATCTTAAAAAAACTATATAATAAGCTCATGCCGTTTTTACGGTAAATATCCGGAAGGATGTCCGGCGTGGACGGCCTTTGAGGCCGCTAACGGCCGGTAGTCTGTTCCGAGAAATAGAGAAGGCAGGAGCTTTTTAGCTCCAAAGGAGAAACACATGGCAGTAGTAACCATGAAGAACTTACTTGAATCAGGCGTACATTTCGGCCATCAAGTAAAACGCTGGGATCCGAGAATGAAAAAATACATTTTTTCGGAAAGAAACGGAATTCACATTATCGATTTGCAAAAAACAATCGTTGCAATCCGTGAGGCCTATGAGGCTGTCCGCAAGGCAACATCCGAAGGAAAATCGGTTTTGTTTGTAGGAACAAAAAAACAGGCCCAGCAGACAATTCAAAAAGAAGCCGAAAGATGCGGAATGTTTTATGTTAACAACCGCTGGCTCGGCGGAATGCTCACAAACTTTTCCACAATCAAAAAGAGTTTGGCTCGTCTTAAGAAAATCGAAAAAATGGAAGTTGACGGAACTTTCGATAACTTGACAAAAAAAGAAATTGCTTCTTTACAGAAAGAAAAGTCAAAACTCGAAAAAAACTTGGGCGGTATTAAAGAAATGAAGGACCTCCCCGGAATCCTCTTTATTATCGATACTCGAAAAGAAGAAATTGCTATCAGAGAAGCCCGCTCATTGGGCATTCCCATCATCGCTGTTGTAGATACCAACTGCAATCCTGAAGGCATCGATTATCCGATTCCCGGAAACGATGATGCAATCAGAGCTATTTCGCTTTTTACGGGCGTAATTGCTAATGCAGTTATCGAAGCCGACAACGAACACGGTCTTAAAATCATCGAAAACCTTCAAGAAGATGAAGAATCCGGTGATTCAGGTGTTGATCCCTATCAGGACAGAGAAGAAGAAATTACAGATTATTCCAATTACACTCCCAAAGATGAAGCTTCAGGCAGTGATGAGGATGAAGATGAAAATTCTCTCGTAAACGATGAGGATTTGTACGACGACAAATAAACAGGAGATTCGATAAACAGTTCGGCAGAAATCCTGCCTCACTGTTTATCTTCAAGTTTTGTGCTTCGCACAAAACTTTGTTATATTTTATGCAGTTTGTAAACAAACTGCTTGAAAAAACTTTTTTCGGAAATTGACATTTCCTGCAAAAAGTTTTTATAGGAGAAATTTATGGACATTAAAGCATCTGATGTAAAAGCATTACGCGATAAGACCGGTGCAGGTATGATGGAATGTAAAAAAGCCTTACAGCACTGCAACGGCGACGCAAAAGAAGCTGAAAAATATTTAAAAGAAAAAGGCTTGGCCGCTGTCGAAAAAAGAGCCGACAGGGTAACAAGTGAAGGTATTATCGTTATCAAAAACGACAATAAAAAAGCCGTTATGCTCGAAATGACCTGCGAAACCGACTTTGTTGCAAAAAATGCAGACTTTATCGCTGTCGGAGACGACATTGCAAATACTGCCTTTGATAAGGACATTGCTGAGGTTACACCCGAACTTAACGATAAGCTCTTGGATTTGGCTACCCGCGTACGCGAAAACATGAACCTTACACGCTTAATCAGCGTAAAGGCCGGAGCAGACGAATACCTTTCACGCTACATCCATTCCGATAAAAAAACAGGCGTTATTGTAGTTTTAAAATCGGATAAGCCTGAAATCTTTGAAAAGACTGCGGTACAAGATTTTGCTTATGACTGCTGTTTGCATGCAGCCGCCTTTATGCCCCTCTATGTTAAAAAAGAAGATGTAGATGCAGCTTATATCAAAGAGCAGGAAGAAATCTTTAAAGGTCAAGTTGCCGAATTGGATAAGCCCGATAACGTAAAAGAAGGCATCGTTAAGGGAAAAATTTCAAAACACTTATCCGAAATCTGCTTCCTTGAGCAGGCCTTTGTAAAGGATGATAAGCTTTCCGTTTCAAAGAAAATGGCAGAGGTCGGCAAAGAAGCCGGCGGCTCCTTGAGCTTGTCAAAGCTTATAATTTTTCAGTTAGGACTGGGTATGTAAATTAAGACCTTTTTTTAGTGCTGCGAGGAATTTTCCTTGCGGCATTAATTATTGCACAAATAAATCGGAGGCAAAATCATGATAGAAGAAGTTCAGAAAAATTGTGAAGAAAAAATGAAAAAGACGGTTTCGGCATTAAAAGAAGAATTCAATATGCTAAGAACCGGAAGAGCATCTTCTGCTCTTTTTGATAAAATAAGAGTTAACTGCTACGGAGAATCTACCCCTCTTAATCAACTTGCCAATATTTCTATCCCCGAAGCAAGGCTTGTAGTAATTCAGCCTTGGGATAAATCTTTATTGGTCGAAATTGAAAAGGCCGTTTTACAGGCAGATTTGTCGGTTAATCCTACAAATGACGGAAAGGTCATTCGCATTGCAATTCCGCCGCTGACCGAGGAAAGAAGAAAGGATCTTGCAAAAAAGGCAAAAACCATTGCCGAAAATTCGCGCGTTTCAGTCCGTAATATCAGACGTGACGGAATCGACGAGGCAAAAAAATTACAAAAGGACGGAAAAATAAGCGAAGATCAGTTAAAGACTGCTGAGGATGCTTTCCAAAAATCCACGGATGCTTACATTGCCGAAATAAACAAGGTACTTGAAGCAAAAGAAAAGGAAATAATGGAAAACTAAATGTCCGATGACTTAAAACATATCGCCATTGTCATGGACGGCAATGGCAGATGGGCAAAAAAAAGAGGTCTTCCCAGATCTATGGGGCATAAGGAAGGGCTTAATACGGTTAAAAGGATAACAAAGGCCATATCCGATTTGGGGATTTCTTATATAACGCTTTATATATTTTCTACCGAAAACTGGAAAAGAACCGAAACGGAGGTAGGCTTTTTGATGGGGCTTATTAAGCAGCATCTAAAAGCCGAGCTTAATTTTTATGCCGACAATAATTTGCGTATCGAACACATAGGCGATTTAAGCGGACTGCCCAAAGATATTCAAGATGAAATTAATTCGGTAAGAGAGAGAACTGCCGCTTATACAGGTACTGCGATTGTGCTTGGTATAAATTATGGAGCTCATGACGAAATCTTAAGGGCAATAAAGAAACTGAATTCCGATGAGCTTGCTTCTATAAATGAGGAGACCTTTTCCTCAAAACTGGATACAGGCTCCATTCCTCCTGTAGACCTGCTTATCAGAACCGGAGGAGAAAAACGTTTGAGTAATTTTTTGCTTTGGCAAAGTGCTTATGCAGAACTTTATTTTACGGATATCTTATGGCCCGATTGGACCGTAGAAGATTTATACGCAGCAATAGAAGACTATAAAAAAAGAAACAGGCGTTACGGAAATGCCTAATGTAATAAAGGGAGAAATAAAATGAAAATTCGAAAAATTATTGAGAGGCTGATAATATTTTTTGTAGGTGCACCTTTAGTTTTAGCTTCAATTTATTTTTTACCTCATTATAATTTTTTAGTTTATCATATCGAATTATTTATTGCAGCTCTGATTGCAAATTATGAGATATATAATATTTTATCCCAAAGGTCGCCTGCATATCCTAAAAATATACTTGCCTTTTTCGGCTTAATTTTATTG containing:
- a CDS encoding HEAT repeat domain-containing protein, producing the protein MRRKSLVFVMMILLLGTAFVFAEDKDSDSLMTVEEAYLNSMEGLILREMVTSEGRDAKFVALQVVEEAIDGGRVTPELQEALDSLATIGLTTVVRENGRVANNYPDVRREACRLLGKIKNEQAKKSLMTVMYTDNEPVVIMEAVKSLGELGYNNNDEVVDMINFINRKFDIINPTSSLALEVLNAYEKLAPTVKNKKGMTESILRIANNFNYITPVRNRAMEVLKSILGGKK
- a CDS encoding Maf family protein is translated as MKELILASASPRRKEILDSLGVLFCVNASNFDESSITEKDPIKKCILTARGKAESLFKVLKQGNDYNPQKLILAADTLVFAENTTIPNEKIIFGKPKNKKEAEMMLKSHSGSVHFVVSAICLLDCETGRISEKQNISKVFFKPLSDEEISAYLKTEEWNDAAGGYKIQGKASFFIEKIEGSYTGIVGLPVRELYELLSEKVFINLF
- the rpsB gene encoding 30S ribosomal protein S2 encodes the protein MAVVTMKNLLESGVHFGHQVKRWDPRMKKYIFSERNGIHIIDLQKTIVAIREAYEAVRKATSEGKSVLFVGTKKQAQQTIQKEAERCGMFYVNNRWLGGMLTNFSTIKKSLARLKKIEKMEVDGTFDNLTKKEIASLQKEKSKLEKNLGGIKEMKDLPGILFIIDTRKEEIAIREARSLGIPIIAVVDTNCNPEGIDYPIPGNDDAIRAISLFTGVIANAVIEADNEHGLKIIENLQEDEESGDSGVDPYQDREEEITDYSNYTPKDEASGSDEDEDENSLVNDEDLYDDK
- the tsf gene encoding translation elongation factor Ts — protein: MDIKASDVKALRDKTGAGMMECKKALQHCNGDAKEAEKYLKEKGLAAVEKRADRVTSEGIIVIKNDNKKAVMLEMTCETDFVAKNADFIAVGDDIANTAFDKDIAEVTPELNDKLLDLATRVRENMNLTRLISVKAGADEYLSRYIHSDKKTGVIVVLKSDKPEIFEKTAVQDFAYDCCLHAAAFMPLYVKKEDVDAAYIKEQEEIFKGQVAELDKPDNVKEGIVKGKISKHLSEICFLEQAFVKDDKLSVSKKMAEVGKEAGGSLSLSKLIIFQLGLGM
- the frr gene encoding ribosome recycling factor — its product is MIEEVQKNCEEKMKKTVSALKEEFNMLRTGRASSALFDKIRVNCYGESTPLNQLANISIPEARLVVIQPWDKSLLVEIEKAVLQADLSVNPTNDGKVIRIAIPPLTEERRKDLAKKAKTIAENSRVSVRNIRRDGIDEAKKLQKDGKISEDQLKTAEDAFQKSTDAYIAEINKVLEAKEKEIMEN
- a CDS encoding di-trans,poly-cis-decaprenylcistransferase — encoded protein: MSDDLKHIAIVMDGNGRWAKKRGLPRSMGHKEGLNTVKRITKAISDLGISYITLYIFSTENWKRTETEVGFLMGLIKQHLKAELNFYADNNLRIEHIGDLSGLPKDIQDEINSVRERTAAYTGTAIVLGINYGAHDEILRAIKKLNSDELASINEETFSSKLDTGSIPPVDLLIRTGGEKRLSNFLLWQSAYAELYFTDILWPDWTVEDLYAAIEDYKKRNRRYGNA